From the genome of Salvia splendens isolate huo1 chromosome 7, SspV2, whole genome shotgun sequence:
gaattatttacaaaataatgatattttggtatgtcGTATTGTAGTCCGATATACCGTAAAACTCTGGTATACTGCAAAAGTACGATATACCGAATTTAGATATGacatactgaaaataaggtatgatatcgatattgaaatttgtcataccgaaaataaggtataccgaagttcgatataccgaaaattttggtaaggtaaaggtatgattttttctcatatcgaattttcggtaaAGTATACGGCAtgatggtttcggtaaggtatactaTACCTACACACCCCTAGATATTACAATAATGCAATATTCAAGACAATGTACTAAATTTGGTATTTGCACATATGGGTAtcgaaaatgatatttatagtAAGTATCTGTATAAGATATTTGTTCTTTTGCATTACAAATGATATTATAATAGAGTGTAGGTATGTCCATTCGATATTTTTTGTATGAcataattcaattcaattctaaCTTCTAACAACCATTCAAGTCATTGAATCCAACtaacaaccatccaattcatcCACGAATTACattatattagtaatataattaactaattaagtaATGAACATATTAATGAagtcaagccatattttataaattattagaCGAATTACATTTGGAGCAGATAGTTATAATCATAATTAagttataatattaaataattattaattatcgaccataattaaataattttattaacaaGTACAATTTCAAAATTGAAGACCTTAACCCACTGTCTCAAAAttgacataaaaataaaaataaataaactcgACAATTCTTAATCTAAACCATAGCCTCTAATCTTCGCGCAAATTGCAAAATCAATTGATTGAGGAGTTACCGTGGCCGTGGAAGCCACTCCCATCACCGGAATCCATTGCACGAGATGGAATGGTGAACGGAGTGTAGAGGTGAGAGACGAACACCGATGCAACATGCCATGGTCATTTCTCCGGCCTTTAACTTGTAGATCAAGCATCTAAAATTACACTGTTGGCACATGATGCAAAACTCTATCTTGCAAATCTAGAATATATTGCTAAGAAAGAAGGAAGGGGCGGGAGTACAATTTAGGATcgagaaatagagagagaaagtgctAATTTGACTTGGTGCTAAAATCCAATATATAGAAAAGAGACATCTCTGCACCAACAATAATACTTCCAAAATTACTCTCATGGGACTTGGAGGTCATTCAGAAATTCATCAAGGGATATTTTAGTGACGAgataccaaaaacgatataaaaaaaatcagagaCCATTTTTATGCAAAACGCAAAGATTaggtactattttttttttcagcttcATCAGTTACCATATTTTAAGTTCACTCATAATCAAAATTATGATAGAAGTATCAATCAAAAAATAGTTATGGTGGTTAAATGACAAATAATCAATGGCTAATTCATCGGACCAGCCCATCAATTCTATATGAGCCCAATCGATTAGAGGGCAGCAAGCCTCATACGTCGAAGAGTTTTAATTTTGCATAAAGAGAGTAGAGAAGCTTCATAGATTTCAGTGACCGATAATGGGGAGTTTGAGAAGAGCCCTGTCCTCCACCATCCCTCGCATCCTCACCTCCAATTCGCGGCTCCCCAACCCCCAAACTCTTCACAGGTAACTGCAATTTCCTTTCATCTTCTTCTTATTATTCAACtcttttctttgattttttatattttttttaattatttcacttTTGGAATGCTTTTAGGCCTATTTTGGGTTCCTTCGCCCGTTTCTACTCAGATGGAAGCGCCAATTCCCTTAATATCGATCTTTCCGATGAAGAAAGCAAAAGGCGCTTGTTTAACAGGTttcttcatttttgtttttcgCTTGCGATCATATTCCAACTTCTCTTCTTTTCTTCAACTTTagttttttttgtctttttcttTGTGAAGTAATTTTCTGCATATATGTTTAGGTTGCTGTATAGGAGTAAACAAAGGGGGTACCTTGAGCTGGACTTGATTCTGGGGAAATGGGTGGAAGCTCACATTCATTCTCTTGATGAAAATGGAATTAAATCCCTAGTTCATCTCCTTGACCTGGTTAACCAGTTGATTCTCTACTTTACTTACTTTCTTGATTTGTTGCAGCTCTGATCATAAAGGAAAATGTTAGCCTGCTATATTCTGAGATTTCCCCTAATGTGATTGATGAGtcggcgaattttcgatgatgataaatgctcgtaaaaataaattacgacacagagaattttacgtggttcgatttactgaggtaaatctacgtccacggggagaaatgggggcaggtttgtattgcttgatctgcgaattacagcttacaacacagacttgctatatgattatttctctagagagattctccccttttctatcagatctaagttctatttatacattgaactaagatcgtggcttacatcatcactctaggtcgtggaggtcgtgtaggtcatggcctaagatcgtggcctgagttgacgccacgtggtagtgggtgtgttggaagttgtggaaatcctgcatgggtccactaactccttgttcggtcgaatactgagaccgaactgctttggttgccgatctgagagtagagcttgatgccgacctgagagcagagcttgattggttggcttttaccgagctgtaggctgaggccgaactctttggtaatgccgaactcctccgaactctttggtaatgccgaactcatactcttccttgggctttgggctgatgggccgtcactgctgttgggcttgtttagttcgtaccccatcactacccccccccgaaagacgaagtgaatcacttcggcgaagcgagtcacttcggcattctggataaaggtacgggggaggctgacgtcaggggacgtgccttgcatgtgactgcattaaatgcgacagtaaaatccggccgttgaatcctgaaaaggtgggattcgaaacggtgcgacgattttgaaatcttcgccgaatctgataaatatgctctttcttcctcatttgaacacctttgctgttgcgtcttctatactctctctttctcgagaaattttcttccgctttcaagagcttcttcagactttcttcactttcaaaaagtaagaaaaatgtcttcttcttcttcttcggtgtcgggtagcggtaggaaaggggataaggggtcttctagccggaaagaatccggggagaagaccgtagagtattttcacagtatcttgagtaaggatactgtgatatcccttcacgagaaatattttttacctggggggaaggcggtggttcccgacgatgatcatagggctaacgacccgccggagggttatgccaccgtttacgaagcctgcttagaatgcgggcttcgttttcctcttcccccaccttttgtagagcttcttgatttttttcaactccctttaggtcaggtgactccgaactcttggaggcacttatcggcttttgctgccgaactgcgtaggctagataaggatctgtctctgagggcaatccttaattttttccagtttaaaaggaagggatcttggttctacttgatccccttacagccttttagggccttctgccgaaccaagtggccgaaatggcaaaaccgtttctttttttataataggacttcggctccgggctttccttggagaaggccgaagtccgtgattccccatcctcggttagaaccgttggccgagctcgagggcgagctcaataagattcctatgattaggaaacagtattcggaaactgagctcgtcaagggcgacctcgtgttcaatatctcgtcttcggacgaagaggccgagggtgaggatttctctttatctttatgctctactgctttaacgaagaaaactaaccttgttttcttgctttttggcagtgttcatgctgaataaggctatccgaaagtcctccgagcttgaggagccggagaaagagaaggctaccagctcggcgcctgatgccgagaagaatccgaagaggcaaaagacctcttcgggtccaaagaagccggagtcgacttcggcaagtaggaaggggaggacccagaagcccccgagagcgccagagaaagatgtggtcttggcgcctccttcggagcatatctgtgagccatttttatggcccacggacttcgccgaggtgaattgtcttcttgattctttggcttggcttctgtcctgtatttttggtgccctctgttgacttttttccttgtccattttcagaggaacgatatgctctccaagctcgtcgccgtcgaactctccaaagcgtccaacgactatgctgagatgcagaggaaattggcggctgcttgtcaccgggccgagcaggccgaggcaaactttgagaaagccagagctgctaggatttcggcccaggatgaagctcagtttgccaaaaaccagctcgtcatccagcgagagcagacgaaacggagtgatgctgccgccgtggttgcccagggggaggctctccgtgtttacacggagaaactcttttgagtagccagttctcggcttttgtcggtagtctggtaaggctaattgccgataagggcgagcagggggccgatgtcgtactgcctctgtacagccgagagatagcagctcggcttcagaatctgccgctccttgaggagctcgcttcatcttcggtcctgctttctgcagaccgagtccggagttgtcgagctgatcgggacgagaacctggaggctatctttgcctccgtgggacccgtttcacccgcttcgacttacaacggagagggtgaggccgagccgctggagcgggaggccgaagtcgagcgagccgggcatccggagaaggaagccgatcaggaggcgcagcagatcggctacggtggcgccgagcaggctggggagagcaaggaggcagaggctgaagctgaagcagataaggagaaggaagctgaacctcaccgagaaggcggagacgaagctagcgaagtatgatttcgtctcccttctcttagtttagtttcttcctttatgtaaaatggccttgaagccctccttgtatagaaaaattttttttttcttatgaatgaaaaaattcttctttctgctcttgtgtcttcgtttagcctttcgtactctcttactcctgttgtggtttactacctgctcggtaagctgaaatgccgaactgacgtagctgctttgtattcttaactctcaaggagctggagatacttcactggaaacggctgtactcttcggctttagacgaagctgagaaaagagctatagccgatcagacgaagaatgacgagcttctggctcgtttagtgaagctggaggccgataataaggacttagagtccgataagaatgatctggaggccgagctgaatacgaccattgctgagaggactgcgtacgaggattacatccgtgtgcgcgggggaatgaccatatcagatgctcagagtcgagttgacgaactgtgggaggaatataatgtactccggaggaacaatgcgctggagagctcggcttgccaacaagtcgtgacatcattgcggcgctgggcttctcggtacaacattgttctttctcggcgcccctccatagaaagattccttcggcatatcgcgccaacagatgctcgcactccagatcaaacctctggttcccttgttcaaaatcctactcccagccaacaacgaactccggaacagccggaaacgtcaagacgagaacgggctcaggagcaaccggaatcgtcaagacagggacggactgaaattcgccgaggagttgtgactatgagcgagcaagatcagcagatgcttattgcagagactcttcatcgccgaggtgttaggacttctcgagctcggggaagaggcgttgggtcgaggatagcatctcgtcgacctgcttattcttcatctgctcggaacaaccgaaatcggcttccagaggattttgcagataggtggcttaacttcagcaaccctggacagtagaatagtcctttgtaatagcgtaacgccattttgtagggtagcggagttgtgtgccgaacaagatttgaaaatgaaattttgtttttgttttcgcttctaacactgtgtatttacagcttagcgaaaaaatttcatcgtacttgtcctcggtcttatgaagtaaacttctttgaccggacttgtctttggtctgatgaaataaacatctttgaccggactcgtctttggtctgatgaaataaacatctttgaccggactcgtctttggtctgatgaaataaacatctttgaccggactcgtctttggtctgatgaaataaacatctttgaccggactcgtctttggtctgatgaaataaacatctttgaccggactcgtctttggtctgatgaaataaacatctttgaccggactcgtctttggtctgatgaaataaacatctttgaccggactcgtctttggtctgatgaaataaacatctttgaccggactcgtctttggtctgatgaaataaacatctttgaccggactcgtctttggtctgatgaaataaacatctttgaccggactcgtctttggtctgatgaaataaacatctttgaccggactcgtctttggtctgtgttctaatttggcgatttttgtcgccgggatcgaactttcccttgtcctaattcggcgagttttatcgcgtggatcggactttcccagttaaccgaagtggtcttatgcagtaaacctctttgactagacatggtcgtcctcggtcttatgaggtaaactgctttgaccgaacttggtcgtcctaattcggcgagttttatcgcgtggattggactttcccttgtcctaattcaggcaagttttatcgcgagaatcggacttttgttgcagttcgtttcagacgaagtgcttgattcttaagcagaattgtggtcttgtatcctctttagaagctttgacgcacaatcgttggcttgttgcagctcgtttcggacgaactgcttgtttaagctgaattgtggtcttgtatcttctgtagaagctttgactcacaatcgtgggcttgttgcagctcgtttcagacgaactgcttgtttaagctgaattgtggtcttgtatcctctttagaagctttgacgcacaatcgttggcttgttgcagctcgtttcggacgaactgcttgtttaagctgaattgtggtcttgtatcttctgtagaagctttgactcacaatcgtttagcttgtatatgttctaagaaggggatcagccttcgaagaacaagatacctcagtaacatttgtaagagacgacacgcacatagacaaggcatatagacaaataaaaagcacatagagacgaacaaaaaccaagcaaaccaaagaaagcacattgaccggactctcttacaaatggaactttttgaggttggaaacgtaccatgttcggggtacttgtgctcttgacacgtgagtcaatttgtaagaccctttgccgaggacttctgacacccgatatggaacttcccatgtgggttcgagttcgcccagcttttctgctcggcttacttcgttgtttctcaagatgagatctcccacttgaaattgcagctttttcaccctttggttataataccgggctacttgctccttgtacttggctgcttttatgcaggccaattctcttctttcttcggccagatgtagttcggctcttagtccgtcaccattcatttctgaggagaaattgagttcggggactggatatgccgatctcaaccggaatcacggcttcagtgccgtacaccatcgagttcggctccggtgtgacttcggtcatttcgccggcctctgattccggctgctgtgattgctatgcttgatggtgccgaactgattgctcggcacttttaagcgcaatctgcgaacacacttgctctttttcgatcacctcggatgaccgctatctctcctttagtggagaaggtgttcggcgaggatgcctctgatcgctatgaccgggcttctttttgtcttctctagatgagctgtctaaagaccgttttcgacggtctgcctcatcggcacgagaaaacttgtccgcaaggtcccacatctcttgagctgtttgcggaccgcactccacgagctttctgtagagagctccgggcaggattccattttggaatgccgaaatgacaagtagatcattgagattatctacctgtaggcattccttatggaatctcgtcagaaagtcgctgatcttttcgtcgcgaccttgacgtatagaaagcagctgagccgaagtatttcgggcttccgctttctgaaagaacctcctgtggaaagcatccatcagatctcggtaggatctaatgctgccttgaggaaggctgtcgaaccaccttctggcgttcccgatgagcagctcggggaacagcttgcacatatggacctcattgagaccttggttcgccatattatactgatagcgtcccaggaagtcatgaggatccacgagtccgtcataggttatcgacggagttcggtagttctgtggaaggggagttcgggtaatatcgtccgagaacggagtcctcaatactccgtacatggcgaacccgacatttcttcggtatggaggagatggagttctcctgtgattccggtaccgaggattctttcttctggaagacatgacactactgcggtagtgactgtctcgtatggagggagagggagaatccgccgtttttgtccccggctgcttttggcttttttgcaggaaggttaagaattcctcctgcttttccgccaaaaacagcttgacagcctcgttcaaatcgggctgctgggaagactcggtgtgacggcttttggagcggcttgttcctccaccatgagaactggtggtggatttatccctaggctgttttcccgacctatgggatggattggcttcctcctggttctcacgggcaggaatacgggtactctgcgatctggtatgcattttttgggttgaaaaaatggtcaaaaattcgctttatcacaaatttggttctctgtttcccacagacggcgccagtgatgagtcggcgaattttcgatgatgataaatgctcgtaaaaataaattacgacacagagaattttacgtggttcgatttactgaggtaaatctacgtccacggggagaaatgggggcaggtttgtattgcttgatctgcgaattacagcttacaacacagacttgctatatgattatttctctagagagattctccccttttctatcagatctaagttctatttatacattgaactaagatcgtggcttacatcatcactctaggtcgtggaggtcgtgtaggtcatggcctaagatcgtggcctgagttgacgccacgtggtagtgggtgtgttggaagttgtggaaatcctgcatgggtccactaactccttgttcggtcgaatactgagaccgaactgctttggttgccgatctgagagtagagcttgatgccgacctgagagcagagcttgattggttggcttttaccgagctgtaggctgaggccgaactctttggtaatgccgaactcctccgaactctttggtaatgccgaactcatactcttccttgggctttgggctgatgggccgtcactgctgttgggcttgtttagttcgtaccccatcagtgATTTACTTGAGTATCATGTTCCAAAATTTCTTTCAGTTACACTTTTCATTATggattatgaatttatgatatGATACAATACGATACTCTCGCTATCACTCTTTCACACAAAATCAGCAGCAAAAAATAGGACCTAAATTGATAGAACTTAATAACAACGATAATTGAAAACAATAGGAACGATAACCCTCAATACATTCAATGGATAATCTCCAGACTTTCACAATGATCTAAGctcacaaaataaacatgaaaATGAATGCCGTTCTGCAGCCCATCTCTTGGCTTATATAAGCAGCTGCCAAGGTTACAAATTGACTTCTTAGCCCAAAAGCTTATTATCCCTCATTAGTTGTGAGAAAATTTTGAGGTGTTGAATATTCTCGCCTTGCTACCACTATATATTATAGAAAGTCATCAAAGAAGAATTTCCTCAAAAATGATCTGAATATGGAGTTCATCAAATTCTGGAAGGTTGCAGGGGCATTTGTAAGTACAAAGGGAATCACCATGAATTCATAATGACTTTTATGAGATTTAAAAGTGGTTTTGGGTTTATCTTCAGGGGCCATCCTCACCTGCCAATACCCAGATCTAAGACCTATCTTTGAAAACCTTGTAGCACCCCCCACCTCTTCCAGTAGATCTTCTATAACAGAAATAGGATATTTTATCCTGAACAATGAGTAATAGGGCTCTGTAATCCACACACACATCCTCTAGGTCAGATTCATCATCTTAACTAGCACAGTAGGACATTCATAATGGCTATAGCTATGCCTGATCACTCCAGCTTCTAGCATCTCTTTGATCATTCCTTCAATTGCATTTTTTTGTGGGGCAGCATACGTATATGGCCGTATATATACTGGCTCAGATCCTTCATTCTATCAAGGTGATCCTATGGTCATGTAGTCTCTGAGGTAGAAAAGATTTTGGCTCTTCAAAGATATCAGCAAAGTTTCTCAATAACTGCTCTAACTCTAGCCAAAGCTTCTCTTGCTGCACGTTATGACATGAGAAGAAGACTCCTTCAATGGTAGTCAGAAGTCACAGTGATGCTCGCTTGAACCTCATCCTCCTTTCTACCTTCTTCCCATCTGACTTGCTGAGAATATAAGAATAGACAATTGATTTGCTTGTCATTCGAAGACCATGTCTCCCCTTTTAACATCTGCTAACAACCCCATCAACTGAATGCCATCTGTAATTTGTTAAGTTCCAAGAAATGTCTCCCAAGGCTGAAAGCCACTATAGATTTCATTTCAGGGGTGTAGATTTATCTGTCCATGTTTGTAACTGTTTGGTCTTATGAAAGGTACAAAAATGTGTTTCATGTTTTAGAAAACTTGCCCCAACTTGCTCAAAAGTGCGCATTTGGCCTTGTGAAGATTACTTGTGGTAGCTAGCACTTCTCTTTGTGCTTAATCATATCTGTTCTTTATCCTCTACAGGAAAATCCCGATCTGTGGAAGTGGCTGACCAGCCAGGAGGAACCCCCTGAGGCAGTGAAAGTAAATCCTGTAAGATGAGGAAGTTTAGGCCGAGCtaactgtttttctttttttttttcttcatgcTTTCCAATAGATAGTTCATTTACCAAATTCGTTATCTGTGTTAGATATTCATTGCTGTGTGGCAAAAGGTGACTAGCAATCTTGAAAATCATGCTGCACCAGGAACTCGTGCTACGCCTGGTCAGTCTTGGGTGAGAGGCTGGGATGACTTCAAGAAGG
Proteins encoded in this window:
- the LOC121742627 gene encoding succinate dehydrogenase assembly factor 2, mitochondrial-like, which encodes MGSLRRALSSTIPRILTSNSRLPNPQTLHRPILGSFARFYSDGSANSLNIDLSDEESKRRLFNRLLYRSKQRGYLELDLILGKWVEAHIHSLDENGIKSLVHLLDLENPDLWKWLTSQEEPPEAVKVNPIFIAVWQKVTSNLENHAAPGTRATPGQSWVRGWDDFKKGRDGPISGNQ